A genomic stretch from Octopus sinensis linkage group LG14, ASM634580v1, whole genome shotgun sequence includes:
- the LOC115218767 gene encoding zinc finger protein 2 homolog — translation MYPFPIYGVPTQRNFCNRTFALSPANLKQDTSKLIHSSPTMVSSESVLSTSQNCKTSAMKMNTKLNSSQAPNQIVGGQSSNMPYTPPKLFKCNTCEKVFAQKVNLQNHERTHTGQKPYVCLVCLKAFSQRTNLRNHERIHSGERPYICLVCSKSFSQRTNLRNHERIHSGERPYKCLTCSKAFSQLTNLRNHERIHTGIKPYTCSVCLKSFAQQAELTCHERVHTGIKPYTCSYCLKAFSQLTNLRNHERVHTKEKPFHCMMCPKAFSQRTDLRNHLRVHTREKPFACTVCPKAFAQRTDLKNHLRTHSGEKPYVCLVCGKAFSQVTNLRNHERIHSGEKPFVCLTCGKAFSQRSTLKNHERTHGLKLLKEQQCQNEDKKSNMIDSLQEVTRSEQSPTNNQNGYCSSKASSQHHDKTNTTTTNNNNNNTNNNNNSVAVEMPTAPSNSSDKNPLLCCICKKQFSQKSQFNNHVCVQGSMDEEIFFQQDPRSMASKQQNTSMFSKWMNACIQQQQQLQKEASSGTSSLPTSSCNENSITSPSSHLDSGLDSLWLLHGPDASNVGAASDLHRQMQMSSSAMKFQPAAIPSLMGSTYLPPMSPGWGSHYGWSRGFPMASPRWGPLTKNCSTSASQELKQNKQKEPKCCQKAASKSISSKLRQNSSS, via the coding sequence ATGTATCCTTTCCCAATATATGGGGTGCCTACCCAAAGAAATTTCTGCAATCGAACATTTGCATTGTCCCCGGCCAACTTAAAACAGGATACTTCAAAACTGATTCATTCAAGTCCAACTATGGTTTCCTCAGAATCAGTCCTGTCAACTTCTCAAAACTGTAAAACATCAGCTATGAAAATGAACACCAAGCTAAATTCCAGCCAAGCACCAAATCAGATTGTGGGTGGACAAAGCAGTAATATGCCTTACACTCCACCTAAATTATTTAAATGTAATACGTGTGAAAAAGTATTTGCGCAGAAAGTGAACCTCCAAAATCACGAGAGGACTCATACTGGTCAGAAACCCTATGTGTGTCTTGTATGCTTAAAGGCATTTAGTCAACGTACAAACCTGCGCAATCACGAACGTATACACAGTGGGGAGAGGCCATACATTTGCTTGGTGTGTTCCAAATCCTTCAGCCAGCGCACGAACTTACGTAATCATGAGCGAATACACTCTGGCGAGAGGCCTTACAAATGCTTAACGTGTTCAAAAGCGTTCAGCCAGCTGACCAATCTTCGAAATCACGAGAGAATTCACACAGGGATAAAACCTTATACTTGCTCTGTATGTCTGAAGTCCTTTGCCCAGCAGGCAGAACTCACTTGTCACGAAAGGGTACACACAGGCATCAAGCCATATACGTGTTCCTACTGCCTTAAGGCATTTAGCCAGTTGACAAATTTACGCAATCATGAACGGGTTCACACCAAAGAGAAGCCTTTTCACTGTATGATGTGCCCAAAAGCATTTAGCCAACGAACAGATCTAAGAAACCATTTACGCGTCCACACAAGAGAAAAACCATTTGCATGTACAGTTTGCCCTAAAGCATTTGCCCAGCGAACAGATTTGAAAAACCATTTACGAACACATTCGGGGGAAAAGCCTTATGTGTGCTTGGTCTGTGGGAAAGCATTTAGTCAAGTGACAAATTTACGAAATCACGAACGGATTCACTCTGGGGAAAAACCATTTGTATGTTTAACTTGCGGGAAAGCTTTCTCACAGAGAAGCACTTTAAAGAATCATGAGCGAACCCATGGTTTGAAATTGTTGAAAGAACAGCAATGTCAGAATGAGGATAAAAAATCAAATATGATAGATTCTCTTCAGGAAGTCACTAGAAGTGAACAGTCTCCCACAAACAACCAAAATGGTTACTGTTCTTCAAAAGCAAGCTCACAACATCATGATAaaactaatactaccaccaccaacaacaataataacaacactaacaacaacaacaatagtgttGCTGTGGAGATGCCTACAGCACCATCAAACAGTTCTGATAAAAATCCGTTGCTCTGCTGCATTTGCAAAAAACAGTTTTCACAGAAGTCACAGTTCAATAACCATGTGTGTGTTCAGGGCTCAATggatgaagaaatattttttcagcaAGACCCACGGTCTATGGCAAGCAAACAGCAGAATACAAGCATGTTTTCAAAAtggatgaatgcatgcatacaacaacagcaacaacttcagAAAGAGGCATCTTCTGGTACAAGTTCTTTGCCAACATCTTCTTGCAATGAGAATAGTATCACATCACCAAGTTCACATCTTGATTCAGGGCTTGACAGCTTATGGCTCCTGCATGGACCGGATGCTAGCAATGTTGGTGCTGCGAGTGATCTACATCGACAGATGCAGATGTCTTCATCAGCTATGAAGTTTCAACCAGCAGCCATTCCTTCTCTGATGGGTTCCACCTATTTGCCGCCAATGTCTCCAGGCTGGGGTAGTCACTATGGTTGGTCAAGAGGCTTTCCCATGGCATCACCTAGATGGGGTCCACTTACTAAAAACTGTTCAACATCTGCATCTCAAGAATTGAAACAGAATAAGCAGAAGGAACCTAAATGTTGCCAAAAAGCTGCTTCGAAAAGCATTTCTTCGAAACTTCGGCAAAACAGCAGTTCTTAG